The genomic DNA CCTCTTCCATCTCCTGCTCCACGCAGGCCACCGGGCCTGGGGCGATGCCGTCACAGCCCCTCTCGACCGTAGCAGGGTCGGCATCATCATCGGCAATCTCGCGCTGCCCAGCGAATACGCCTCCGCTCTCTCCAGGGAAATTCTTGGGGGAGCCCTTGCGGAGAAGGTGATCGGGACCGCCTCTGCTGCCGGCTCAGTTCACCTCCTGAACAGGCATGTAACCGGATTTCCCGCCGCGCTGCTCGCTACCTCCCTCGGGCTCGGCGGGGGCAGCTACACTCTCGATGCCGCATGCGCATCCTCCCTCTATGCCATCAAACTCGCCATGGACGAGCTTCTGAGCGGCCGCGCAGACGCCATGCTCACCGGCGGGCTCTCGCGCCCCGACCCCCTTTACACCCAGATGGGTTTCTCGCAACTGCGGGCACTCTCCCCCACTGGAACCTGCTCACCCTTCGATGCTCGCGGCGACGGGCTCGTAGTGGGAGAAGGAGCGGGGATTTTTGTCCTAAAGCGTCTTTCCGACGCGCTGTCCGCAGGCGACCGCATATATGGAGTGATCCGCGGCATCGGGCTCTCCAACGACGTGGGGGGGAGCCTCCTTGCCCCTAATTCGGAAGGACAGCTCCGCGCCATGGAAGCCGCCTACCAGCAGGCAGGATGGAATCCCAACGACGTGGACCATGTTGAATGCCATGCCACCGGCACTCCGGTCGGAGACGCAGTGGAGTTCGCCAGCCTCCGTGCTCTCTGGGGGAAGGACGGTTGGAGAGGGAACGAGTGCGTTATAGGATCGGTGAAATCGAATATCGGTCATCTCCTCACCGCCGCCGGCGCAGCGGCTCTGATCAAGACCCTGCTGGCCATGCACCACGAAATCCTCCCCCCTACTGCCAACTTCACGACCCCAGCTCCGGGAATAGATCTCGACGATGGGCCGTTTCGTATCCTGACAGCCGCCGAGCGGTGGGAGCGTCGCCATCCGGACACCTCCAGGCGTGCGGCCGTAAGCGCCTTCGGATTCGGCGGCATCAACGCGCACCTGCTTATCGAGGAGTGGCGTGATCCGTCGCATTTCGTCCCCGCTCCCGCCTCACTCAGGCCAGGCACACAGGGGGCAGCCGCTCTCCCCGTTGCAGTGGTCGGCATCGATGCACGTTTCGGTCCCTGGCAGTCGCTTCAAAAGTTCCAGCACCGCGTCCTCGGCGGCGGAGACGATTCTCCTGCCCCTCCACGTCGCTGGTGGGGTGTGGATGAGAGCGGGTGGTACCGCGCCCTGAATACCGGCCGGCGGATCACAGGTTACTGGGTGGACGAAGTCGCCATCCCTGCCGGGAAATTCCGCATCCCCCCAAAAGAGATGGAGGAGATGCTCCCGCAGCAGGCGCTCATGCTCCTGTCGGCCGAAGCGGCTCTTGCCGACGCAGGTTCCGCCGGAGACAATGAGCGAACCGGCGCATTCATCGGGCTAAGCCTCGACCCGAATACCACCAACTTCACCCTGCGGTGGACCATGTCCGACAAGGCGCGGGAGTGGGCACAGCACCTGGGACTCGATCTTTCAGAAGACGAATTGGCCGACTGGACGGAGAAGCTGCGCAACGCGGCAGGGCCGCCTCTCACCGCCAACCGGACAATGGGAGCGCTCGCAAGCATAGCTGCAAGCAGGATCGCCCGCGAATTCCGCCTCGGCGGTCCGGCATTCACCATCTCCGCAGGTGAGCATTCCGGCATACGTGCCCTCGAAGCCGCCGTACATGCGTTGCAGCAGGGTGAAGTGGACCGGGCGCTGGCCGGTGCCGTCGATTTCACCGGGGATGTCCGGGCGGCCCTGGCTGGTCAGGCTTCCATCACGGGACGCGAGACGGATGAAAGTATCGCAGGCGAAGGAGCAGTATCGCTTGTTCTCAAACGGCTGGAGGACGCGGAACGGGATGGCGATCGCATCTATGCGGTCATAAAAGGTTTGGGGTCGGCCACTGCCTGCGATTCCGCTTTTGACCGCGCCTGCCACGATGCGGACATCACTCCCGGTTCGGTCGGGTATGTGGAAGTTGGGGGAACACTCCCCGATACCGTGGCAGCGTCTCTCTCGGCAGGCTCCGTCTGCACGTTCGGCGACCTGAAGGAACGTATCGGCGACAGCGGTGCGGCTGCCGGCTTGGCATCGGTAGCACGTGCGTTGCTCTGCCTCTACCGGAAGATGCTTCCCGCTGCCGCATCTGCCGGACCGAAAGCCCCCCAGGCACCCGCACGCCTCTCCACTACGCCCAGCTACTGGCTGCATAACCGTGCCTGCGGCCCACGCCGCGCCGCAGTATGCTCTCCCGGAACGGAAGGGAGCTGGCGGCACATCATATTAGAAGAGCTGGAGTCCTCGTCCGAGAGCCTCCACGAGCGCACGCTTCCTTGGGGCTTCCCAGCGGAAGCGATTTTTGCCGTCACCGCAAATTCGCCGGGGGAACTGGCCGCAACGGCGAAGCGGCTGAGGAGCATGGCTGCCGTCGGCGAAGATCTAACGGGGCTTGGCCGGCAGTGGTTAAAAACACATCCGAATGAGGCTTCCCACCCGCTTGCCCTTGCGCTGGTGGCCCGAAGCCGCGGGGAGCTGATCGAACAGCTGGATTATGCACTGCATTCCCTGGAACATGAGCCGCAACGGCGCCTGGGGGATAACGGACGTTCACCAGCCGTCCGTGACCGGGTCTTTTATTCCCCTCTTCCCCTCGGACCTCGGGGAACCGTCGCGTTCGTCTTCCCCGGTTCGGGAAACCACTATCCCGGCATGGGTAAGGAGTTATTCTGCCGGTGGCCCTCCGTCCTTCGAGCTCAGGAGGAGAGCAACCTGTTCCTCCGCGACCAGTTCCAGCCCGACCTCTTCTGGAATGGGCGGGATCCTGACGAGATACACCGGGACCATAATGCCTTGATTTTCGGCCAGGTCGCCCTCGGCACCGCCGTAAGCGACATCGTGAGGCAGTTCGGCGTGAACCCCGGAGCCGTCGTCAGCTACAGCCTCGGCGAATCGGCCGGGCTCTTTTCCCTCGGAGCCTGGAAGGACAGAGACCTGATGCTGCAGCGGATGCTCGATTCGACCCTCTTCACCCATGACCTGGCGGGTGAGTGCCGCGCGGCGCGCGAGGTATGGGGGCTTTCTCCGGATGCTCCCCTCGAATGGGTGGTGGGGGTGGTTGACCGCCCGGCGGTAGAGGTGCGGCAGGCGCTGGCTTCCATCGGACAAGCCTACCTGCTCATCGTCAACACCCCCTCGGAGTGTGTGGTGGGAGGAAACCGGCCCGCGGTGGAAACGCTCGTCCAGCGTCTCGAATGCCGCTTCTATCCCATCTCCGGAGTTACTACAGTCCATTGCGAGGTGGCCCGGCCGGTGGCACAGGCTTACCATGACCTGCACCTGTTTGAGACATCTCCACCCCAGGGCGTTACCTTCTACAGTGGTGCATGGGGACGCGCCTACGACGTTACCCGCGAGAGCGCTGCCGAATCGATTCTTGCGCAGGCGCTACACGGGATAGATTTTCCCAAGACAGTGGAAGCGGCATACGGCGACGGCGCTCGTGTCTTCCTGGAAATGGGCCCCGGAGCGTCGTGCAGCCGGATGATCAGCGCCATCCTCGCGGACCGTCCCCACGTTGCCCGATCCGCCTGTTTTGCAGGCCAGGACCCGGTTTCCACCGTGCTGCGCATGCTTGCCCAGCTTGTGGCGGAGCGTGTCCCGGTGAACCTGGAAAAGTTGTACGGTGCTGGGGATACAGCCGAAACAGCCCCGGAACAGCCGCAGATAACGCTGCGGCCCGGTGGAGAGCCTTTCCGCGCGGCGGTCCCCTCCCCGCAACGGATAACCTTACCCGCTCCGGCCGAGCAGGTACCTGCCGCTTCCCCTTGTCCCGCCCCGGCTGCAGAGAGGGCGTCGCTTGCCGTACGTATCGTCGAACTGCAGGA from Geobacter sp. DSM 9736 includes the following:
- a CDS encoding beta-ketoacyl synthase N-terminal-like domain-containing protein; translation: MMPAGSTAGNAGGEVREAIAVVGIGAVFPGSPDLDRFWNIIARATSTARIVPQGRWAVPPGEVFDPSVGRLDRVYSRTGCFIEGLPPFDGSDLGLEAGLLGRLDPLFHLLLHAGHRAWGDAVTAPLDRSRVGIIIGNLALPSEYASALSREILGGALAEKVIGTASAAGSVHLLNRHVTGFPAALLATSLGLGGGSYTLDAACASSLYAIKLAMDELLSGRADAMLTGGLSRPDPLYTQMGFSQLRALSPTGTCSPFDARGDGLVVGEGAGIFVLKRLSDALSAGDRIYGVIRGIGLSNDVGGSLLAPNSEGQLRAMEAAYQQAGWNPNDVDHVECHATGTPVGDAVEFASLRALWGKDGWRGNECVIGSVKSNIGHLLTAAGAAALIKTLLAMHHEILPPTANFTTPAPGIDLDDGPFRILTAAERWERRHPDTSRRAAVSAFGFGGINAHLLIEEWRDPSHFVPAPASLRPGTQGAAALPVAVVGIDARFGPWQSLQKFQHRVLGGGDDSPAPPRRWWGVDESGWYRALNTGRRITGYWVDEVAIPAGKFRIPPKEMEEMLPQQALMLLSAEAALADAGSAGDNERTGAFIGLSLDPNTTNFTLRWTMSDKAREWAQHLGLDLSEDELADWTEKLRNAAGPPLTANRTMGALASIAASRIAREFRLGGPAFTISAGEHSGIRALEAAVHALQQGEVDRALAGAVDFTGDVRAALAGQASITGRETDESIAGEGAVSLVLKRLEDAERDGDRIYAVIKGLGSATACDSAFDRACHDADITPGSVGYVEVGGTLPDTVAASLSAGSVCTFGDLKERIGDSGAAAGLASVARALLCLYRKMLPAAASAGPKAPQAPARLSTTPSYWLHNRACGPRRAAVCSPGTEGSWRHIILEELESSSESLHERTLPWGFPAEAIFAVTANSPGELAATAKRLRSMAAVGEDLTGLGRQWLKTHPNEASHPLALALVARSRGELIEQLDYALHSLEHEPQRRLGDNGRSPAVRDRVFYSPLPLGPRGTVAFVFPGSGNHYPGMGKELFCRWPSVLRAQEESNLFLRDQFQPDLFWNGRDPDEIHRDHNALIFGQVALGTAVSDIVRQFGVNPGAVVSYSLGESAGLFSLGAWKDRDLMLQRMLDSTLFTHDLAGECRAAREVWGLSPDAPLEWVVGVVDRPAVEVRQALASIGQAYLLIVNTPSECVVGGNRPAVETLVQRLECRFYPISGVTTVHCEVARPVAQAYHDLHLFETSPPQGVTFYSGAWGRAYDVTRESAAESILAQALHGIDFPKTVEAAYGDGARVFLEMGPGASCSRMISAILADRPHVARSACFAGQDPVSTVLRMLAQLVAERVPVNLEKLYGAGDTAETAPEQPQITLRPGGEPFRAAVPSPQRITLPAPAEQVPAASPCPAPAAERASLAVRIVELQDATRQAHEAYLRFSARITEAIAQALSHQMGMVETLPAEYVADIPAAPDYHAPPPSSAPPPVAFDRNMCMEFAVGSVAAMLGPEFAEADTFPTRVRLPDEPLMLVDRIMLIDAVPRSMGSGRVVTEHDILPGAWYLDGGRIPTCIAVEAGQADLFLSGYLGIDFITRGKAVYRLLDAVVTFHRELPRPGETISYDIRIESFFRQDSTYLFRFNFEGTVNGEPLLTMRDGCAGFFTEAELAAGKGIVHTKLDLLPRPGIRPDDWRQPVPMGVESYDASQLEALRRGDLAGCFGALFAGLPLHAPLTIPGGRMKLVDRVVHLDPTGGRFGLGLVRAEADIDPAAWFLTCHFVDDQVMPGTLMYECCLHTLRIYLLRMGWIGEAAETACEPVPGVASQLKCRGQVTAATRTVTYEISLREIGYRPEPYVIVDALMYADGKAIVEITNMSARLSGLSREKVEALWQRNPQTAIPSRPLFDYDRILAFATGNPSEAFGEPYRVFDEKRVIARLPGPPFQFLDRIVELDAEPWVMKAGGVAVAEYDVPADAWYFRENRQPLMPFSVLLEIALQPCGWLAAYIGSALTSDTDLHFRNLGGTAVQLLPVTAETGTLRTTAKITKVAASGGMIIQNYEFSVESSIGTVYRGDTVFGFFSADALARQVGITNANPWRPSAEEEAGWRTLHFPTAAPYPDTMLRMIGKIDCLLPQGGPHRLGYVRGSKHVDPEEWFFKAHFYQDPVCPGSLGLESFLQLLKLLALEKWNGGPASVLQTVELGRKHAWTYRGQIIPANREVVVEAVVTSVDDETRTLTADGFLSVDGKVIYEMKDFTLKLENALKGDITPQ